In Opitutaceae bacterium TAV5, one genomic interval encodes:
- a CDS encoding Mur ligase has product MKLYFMGICGTAMGNAALLARAVGHEVCGADTGVYPPMSTVLAAAGVTVHEGYDPERLARLAPDLVVIGNAMSRGNPEVEWLLDTRALPFTSLPALLHDTVLARRKSIVIAGTHGKTTTTSLAAFLLRENGRDPGFLIGGVPLDPPVGNHAGAPADPFVIEGDEYDSAFFDKRSKFIHYAPHIAVLNNLEFDHADIFRDLADVQRTFSHFTRIVPRNGWIVMNGDDENLRALGPLPWTRVVRVGAGEHNDVRILDFAETPAGASFRLSWRGRPWPAACENGAVDDVPPAIRWSLPGLYNARNAAMAATAAALALYPENPTTLRIAAPLARFRGVKRRQEILVATSALTVIEDFGHHPTALAETLRSFRNRFPDATLTAVFEPRSNTARTRALQDDFMRALALADEVYLGAVNRADKLKPEDRFDADAVIRHLAAEGVAATTAPTNAALLEKLAAATLPSPAGATATAAPMPGKPRVVVFFSNGSFDGIIAGYAAAATRK; this is encoded by the coding sequence ATGAAACTCTACTTCATGGGCATCTGCGGAACAGCCATGGGCAACGCCGCCCTCCTCGCGCGCGCCGTCGGGCACGAGGTCTGCGGCGCCGACACCGGCGTTTATCCCCCCATGAGCACGGTCCTCGCCGCCGCCGGCGTGACCGTTCATGAAGGCTACGACCCCGAACGCCTCGCCCGCCTCGCGCCCGATCTCGTTGTCATCGGCAACGCCATGAGTCGCGGCAACCCCGAAGTCGAGTGGCTGCTCGACACACGCGCCCTGCCCTTCACGTCGCTCCCCGCCCTGCTCCACGACACCGTGCTCGCCCGCCGCAAGAGCATCGTCATCGCCGGCACGCACGGGAAAACCACCACCACCTCGCTCGCCGCCTTCCTGCTGCGCGAAAACGGACGCGATCCCGGCTTCCTCATCGGCGGCGTGCCGCTCGACCCGCCCGTCGGCAACCACGCCGGCGCGCCCGCCGATCCCTTCGTCATCGAGGGCGACGAATACGACAGCGCTTTCTTCGACAAACGCAGCAAGTTCATCCACTACGCGCCGCACATCGCCGTGCTCAACAACCTCGAGTTCGATCACGCCGACATTTTTCGCGATCTCGCCGACGTCCAGCGCACGTTTTCGCACTTCACCCGCATCGTGCCGCGCAACGGCTGGATCGTCATGAACGGCGACGACGAAAACCTCCGCGCCCTCGGCCCGCTGCCCTGGACGCGCGTCGTCCGCGTCGGCGCCGGCGAGCACAACGACGTGCGCATCCTCGATTTCGCCGAGACGCCCGCCGGCGCCAGCTTCCGCCTTTCCTGGCGAGGCCGCCCGTGGCCCGCCGCCTGTGAAAACGGCGCCGTCGACGATGTTCCCCCGGCCATCCGCTGGTCGCTCCCCGGCCTCTACAACGCCCGCAATGCCGCCATGGCCGCCACCGCCGCCGCCCTCGCGTTGTATCCGGAAAACCCGACAACGCTCCGCATCGCCGCTCCCCTCGCCCGCTTCCGCGGCGTAAAGCGCCGCCAGGAAATCCTCGTCGCCACGTCCGCGCTCACGGTGATCGAGGATTTCGGCCACCACCCGACCGCGCTGGCCGAGACGCTGCGCTCGTTCCGCAACCGTTTCCCCGATGCCACGCTCACGGCCGTGTTCGAGCCGCGCAGCAACACCGCGCGCACCCGCGCGCTCCAGGACGACTTCATGCGCGCCCTCGCGCTCGCCGACGAAGTCTACCTCGGCGCCGTCAACCGCGCGGACAAACTGAAACCCGAAGACCGCTTCGATGCCGACGCCGTCATCCGCCACCTCGCAGCGGAAGGCGTCGCCGCCACCACCGCCCCGACCAACGCCGCCCTGCTCGAAAAGCTCGCCGCCGCCACGCTGCCTTCGCCCGCCGGCGCGACCGCGACTGCCGCCCCCATGCCCGGCAAACCGCGCGTGGTGGTCTTTTTTTCCAACGGCAGCTTCGACGGCATCATCGCCGGCTACGCTGCCGCCGCCACGCGCAAGTAA
- a CDS encoding histidine kinase: protein MKLVIVEDQTMLRELLVMACIRAIPTADVSAAANATDGLALCRERQPAVVLLDVVLPDGDGLRLVPDVRAAVPHVRVITLSSHTDEYTLYRAQSAGVNGFVDKNGQTLDILQEAITAVMAGQTYACSVVKEVRARVRADPMAFSKVLSDREMELLGFFGRGWSNEEVAARAGLSPRTARNHRQNIMTKLGLGSTPQLIRYALEKGFTRVGE, encoded by the coding sequence GTGAAACTCGTTATCGTCGAAGACCAGACCATGTTACGGGAACTTCTTGTGATGGCGTGTATCCGGGCCATCCCGACCGCAGACGTGTCGGCCGCAGCCAATGCGACCGACGGGCTCGCTCTTTGCCGGGAGCGGCAGCCGGCGGTGGTGCTGCTGGATGTGGTGCTGCCCGATGGCGACGGACTGCGGCTCGTGCCGGACGTCCGCGCGGCCGTCCCGCACGTCAGGGTCATCACGCTTTCGTCACACACCGATGAATACACGCTGTACCGCGCGCAGTCGGCGGGAGTGAACGGTTTTGTGGACAAGAACGGCCAGACGCTCGATATCCTTCAGGAGGCGATCACGGCCGTGATGGCGGGGCAGACCTACGCGTGTTCGGTGGTCAAGGAAGTGCGTGCCCGCGTGCGCGCGGATCCGATGGCGTTTTCAAAGGTTTTGTCCGACCGGGAAATGGAGCTGCTCGGCTTTTTCGGCCGCGGTTGGTCCAACGAGGAAGTGGCCGCCCGGGCCGGGCTGAGTCCGCGCACGGCCCGCAATCACCGGCAGAACATCATGACGAAGCTGGGTCTCGGCTCGACACCGCAGCTCATCCGCTACGCGCTCGAAAAGGGATTTACCCGCGTGGGTGAGTAG
- a CDS encoding histidine kinase, which yields MTSLLPERSALIIDDLKFNRTMLRSTLARLGYAVAEAASAPEAFACLDRQRFDVVFLDWELPDIKGDVVARHIRATCGDLPIVTITADTSDAMRARSAAAGSDGFLGKAFDLASVRAMLATLNTLRRRHSESSPPASPAPVAPPAGIRTVLATHASQFPGGLAEALRHCREQLDAEWSRLLSAIGDRQRDIAIRAAHNLGSLAGIVGATRVHDTAHACERVLRVEPDFGQPLTDALAALVTALHDVQTELEDNDDAGGRP from the coding sequence ATGACATCCCTTTTGCCGGAGCGCTCCGCGCTGATCATCGATGATCTCAAATTCAATCGCACCATGCTGCGCAGCACGCTTGCCCGGCTCGGCTATGCAGTGGCCGAAGCCGCCAGCGCACCGGAGGCGTTCGCATGCCTGGACCGACAGCGCTTCGATGTGGTGTTTCTCGACTGGGAACTGCCCGATATCAAGGGCGACGTCGTGGCCCGCCACATCCGGGCCACCTGCGGCGATCTTCCGATCGTCACGATCACCGCCGACACCAGCGATGCCATGCGCGCGCGCAGCGCGGCCGCCGGTTCCGACGGGTTTCTCGGCAAGGCTTTCGATCTCGCCAGCGTGCGCGCCATGCTCGCGACGCTGAACACTCTCCGCCGCCGGCACAGTGAATCGTCTCCTCCTGCTTCTCCTGCGCCGGTCGCGCCGCCGGCCGGCATCCGCACCGTGCTCGCCACTCACGCCAGCCAGTTCCCCGGAGGGCTCGCAGAGGCGCTTCGGCACTGTCGTGAGCAGCTCGACGCCGAATGGAGCCGCCTGCTCTCGGCGATCGGAGACCGGCAGCGCGACATCGCTATCCGGGCCGCCCACAACCTCGGTTCGCTGGCGGGCATCGTCGGAGCGACGCGCGTGCACGACACCGCCCATGCCTGCGAACGCGTGCTTCGCGTCGAACCCGATTTCGGCCAGCCGCTCACCGACGCCCTCGCGGCGCTCGTCACCGCTCTCCATGACGTGCAGACGGAACTCGAAGACAACGACGACGCCGGCGGACGGCCCTGA